One Vibrio sp. CDRSL-10 TSBA genomic region harbors:
- a CDS encoding sugar-binding transcriptional regulator — MLKRDEQRLLVKIATLYYDEGKKQSDIAKQLDLSQSFVSRALSRCTKEGIVKITVVQPSNVYLNVEAELQNRYGLAQAIIVDVPEKASEDAIKRAIGSAAAHYMQTSLPANSLVGVSAWSGTIREMVEQLHPLSIKAKGVVQLLGGVGVNGNAQASMLTHSLAEMLNCEAFLLPSQSIERTVDYKQMLLKTGEVSSVVNMFGEVDFALVGIGMLEPSHLLKSSGNYYKDDMVEDLASRGAVGDICLHYFDENGQPVLGPDEDPVIGMDLQVVKSCPRVVALAGGMDKLAAIKGALTGGYVDILIIDVHTAKRLL, encoded by the coding sequence ATGTTAAAGAGAGATGAACAGCGTTTGTTAGTAAAAATCGCGACACTTTACTACGACGAAGGTAAAAAGCAGTCCGATATTGCTAAACAGCTAGATCTTTCACAGTCATTTGTTTCCCGAGCTCTTTCCCGCTGCACTAAGGAAGGCATTGTTAAAATTACCGTGGTTCAACCATCTAATGTCTATCTAAACGTCGAAGCAGAACTTCAAAACAGATATGGTTTAGCTCAGGCTATAATTGTAGATGTGCCAGAAAAAGCGAGCGAAGATGCGATTAAGAGAGCTATCGGCTCTGCTGCTGCTCACTACATGCAAACCTCATTACCTGCAAATTCGCTAGTTGGTGTATCTGCTTGGAGCGGAACGATTCGGGAGATGGTTGAACAATTGCATCCTCTGAGCATAAAAGCAAAAGGCGTGGTTCAACTGCTAGGTGGAGTGGGTGTCAATGGCAATGCACAAGCTTCAATGCTAACGCATTCTTTAGCCGAAATGCTTAATTGTGAAGCCTTTCTTTTACCTTCCCAAAGTATAGAAAGAACAGTTGATTATAAGCAGATGTTGTTAAAAACAGGTGAAGTAAGCTCTGTGGTTAACATGTTTGGTGAAGTAGATTTTGCGTTGGTTGGTATTGGAATGTTGGAGCCTTCCCATTTGCTGAAATCTTCAGGCAACTACTATAAAGATGATATGGTGGAAGATCTTGCTTCACGTGGTGCAGTTGGAGACATTTGTCTGCACTACTTTGACGAGAATGGGCAGCCAGTGTTGGGGCCTGATGAAGATCCTGTCATTGGCATGGATCTTCAGGTGGTAAAAAGTTGTCCGAGAGTCGTAGCTCTGGCGGGTGGTATGGATAAGCTAGCTGCA
- a CDS encoding RpiB/LacA/LacB family sugar-phosphate isomerase has protein sequence MKLIKDKQILVAADWAGFPLKEVIVKYLQSKGWEVTDIGVKDPDDPDVEMFHRIGLRAGSMITEKEFERAIIFCGTGMGVHLAAAKCPGVRCGVVESVPAARRCVIGNDVNVSITWGMVCGTRNG, from the coding sequence ATGAAGTTAATTAAAGACAAGCAAATTTTAGTTGCAGCGGATTGGGCTGGTTTTCCGCTAAAAGAAGTCATTGTTAAGTATTTGCAAAGTAAAGGCTGGGAAGTGACCGATATCGGCGTTAAAGACCCGGATGACCCTGATGTAGAAATGTTTCACCGTATTGGATTACGCGCTGGTTCAATGATAACCGAGAAAGAGTTTGAGCGTGCTATTATTTTTTGTGGTACTGGGATGGGGGTCCACTTAGCTGCTGCCAAGTGTCCAGGTGTCCGTTGTGGGGTTGTTGAAAGCGTACCAGCAGCACGTCGTTGTGTTATTGGTAATGACGTAAACGTTTCTATCACTTGGGGCATGGTATGTGGCACCAGAAATGGGTAA